A portion of the Streptomyces coeruleoprunus genome contains these proteins:
- a CDS encoding phosphatase PAP2 family protein: MAGLASDGSNPDVSLLYDINGLAKSAPTWFDRVMEFVGEYGILLALVLVVLWCWWGVRRRGTIEDSVSGLAGVVWAPLAAGIAVLVNIPIRGFVERPRPFRDHQGLEVLVDGKTDYSFVSDHATLAMAIGVGLFIAHRRIGLVAIGLALAEGFCRVYMGVHYPTDVVGGFALGTAVALLFAPVALALLTPLVSAVARSERLGRLVRSRRHPAVRQERHQTLDLAEPRLEAGASGESDLAA, encoded by the coding sequence ACGGTTCGAACCCCGATGTCAGCCTGCTCTACGACATCAACGGGCTCGCCAAGTCCGCCCCCACCTGGTTCGACCGGGTGATGGAATTCGTCGGCGAGTACGGGATCCTGCTCGCCCTCGTGCTCGTCGTCCTGTGGTGCTGGTGGGGCGTGCGCAGGCGCGGCACGATCGAGGACTCCGTCTCCGGCCTCGCCGGAGTGGTGTGGGCCCCGCTCGCCGCCGGCATCGCCGTGCTCGTCAACATCCCCATCCGCGGCTTCGTCGAACGGCCCCGCCCCTTCCGCGACCACCAGGGGCTCGAAGTCCTCGTGGACGGGAAGACCGACTACTCCTTCGTCAGCGACCACGCCACGCTCGCCATGGCCATCGGCGTCGGCCTGTTCATCGCCCACCGCAGGATCGGGCTCGTCGCCATCGGCCTGGCCCTCGCCGAGGGCTTCTGCCGGGTCTACATGGGCGTCCACTACCCGACCGACGTCGTCGGCGGGTTCGCCCTCGGTACGGCCGTCGCCCTGCTCTTCGCGCCCGTCGCCCTCGCCCTGCTCACGCCGCTCGTCTCCGCGGTCGCCCGCTCCGAGCGCCTCGGTCGGCTCGTACGGTCACGGCGCCACCCCGCCGTCCGGCAGGAGCGGCACCAGACCCTCGACCTCGCCGAGCCCCGGCTGGAGGCCGGCGCCTCCGGCGAGAGCGACCTCGCCGCCTAG